Proteins from a single region of Sphingomonas sp.:
- the moaC gene encoding cyclic pyranopterin monophosphate synthase MoaC, producing the protein MVSQTDNSSPSASRKREGNLTHLNAAGEAHMVDVAGKPVTAREAVATGRITMSAEAARAIREGSVKKGDVLATARIAGIMAAKKTAELIPLCHPLPLTRVAIDLAPDETGVTVTATAATEAQTGVEMEALTATTVALLTLYDMAKALDKAMVIGEVRLLSKSGGKSGDWQA; encoded by the coding sequence ATGGTGAGCCAAACGGACAACTCCTCCCCTAGCGCCTCCCGCAAGCGGGAGGGGAACTTGACCCATCTCAACGCCGCCGGCGAAGCCCATATGGTCGATGTCGCCGGCAAGCCCGTCACCGCCCGCGAAGCCGTCGCCACCGGCCGCATCACCATGTCCGCCGAAGCCGCGCGGGCGATCCGCGAAGGCAGCGTCAAGAAAGGCGACGTCCTCGCCACCGCCCGCATCGCCGGGATCATGGCCGCCAAGAAGACCGCCGAGCTGATCCCGCTCTGCCACCCGCTGCCGCTGACTCGCGTGGCGATCGACCTCGCCCCCGACGAAACCGGCGTCACCGTTACAGCCACCGCCGCCACCGAAGCCCAGACCGGCGTCGAGATGGAAGCCCTCACCGCCACCACCGTCGCGCTGCTCACCCTCTACGACATGGCCAAGGCCCTCGATAAGGCGATGGTGATCGGCGAGGTGCGCCTGCTTTCGAAAAGCGGCGGCAAATCGGGCGATTGGCAGGCTTAA
- a CDS encoding phosphodiester glycosidase family protein, with product MTAKSEVVTPFLRLFALAGLLALAACGRGGNVAEACQDILFEGARFTACHASPQTHDLVLVNRGADGQPMRDFAGLEKRLGERYANLAFAMNAGMFDAKGAAIGYYVEDGAEQTPLNRKPGPGNFHLLPNGVFWGDTAGWHADTTDNFAAMKPDHVRFATQSGPMLLIRGRLHPQISDNGASLQIRNGVGVSVDGTAWFAISNESVSFGRFARLFRDKLACPDALYFDGAVSRLFDPVAGRKDGGAPIGPIVVAVQKR from the coding sequence ATGACCGCTAAGTCGGAAGTCGTGACGCCGTTCCTCCGCCTCTTCGCCCTGGCAGGCCTGCTCGCGCTTGCCGCATGCGGTCGCGGCGGCAACGTCGCCGAAGCGTGCCAGGATATCCTCTTCGAGGGCGCCCGGTTCACCGCCTGCCACGCCAGCCCACAGACCCATGATCTCGTCCTCGTCAATCGCGGCGCGGATGGCCAGCCGATGCGCGACTTCGCCGGCCTCGAAAAGCGCCTCGGCGAGCGCTACGCCAACCTCGCCTTCGCGATGAACGCCGGCATGTTCGACGCGAAAGGCGCGGCGATCGGCTATTATGTCGAGGATGGCGCCGAGCAGACCCCGCTCAACCGCAAGCCCGGCCCCGGCAATTTCCACCTTCTCCCCAACGGCGTCTTCTGGGGCGACACCGCCGGCTGGCACGCCGACACCACCGACAATTTCGCCGCGATGAAGCCCGATCATGTCCGCTTCGCCACCCAGAGCGGCCCGATGCTGCTGATCCGTGGGCGCCTCCACCCCCAGATCAGCGACAACGGCGCCTCGCTTCAGATTCGCAACGGCGTCGGCGTATCCGTTGACGGCACCGCCTGGTTCGCGATCAGCAACGAGTCGGTTTCGTTCGGCCGCTTCGCCCGCCTGTTCCGCGACAAGCTCGCCTGTCCCGACGCGCTCTATTTCGACGGCGCCGTCTCGCGCCTGTTCGATCCCGTCGCGGGCCGCAAGGATGGCGGCGCGCCGATCGGGCCGATTGTCGTCGCCGTCCAGAAACGCTAG
- a CDS encoding chorismate-binding protein, giving the protein MIEGREAARAALAEGRPALLWRRQIADTETPVAAALKLIEPGRGDFLLESVEGGSVRGRHSLIGLAPDMVFRATGNEAAVNAEWLTDRDAFRPCAQPALEALRGLVKACRMDVPPELPRALACLVGYFSYETVGLVERLDRPPENPVGVPDMMFVRPTVILIFDRLADALFLVAPVWPGGDVDAAAERIDAVAARLATAPLPAPVRAAPLAVELTPVLGPGHYAGMVAAAKDYIAAGDIFQVVLAQRFTAPFTLPPFELYRALRRVNPSPFLYHLDLPGFALTGSSPEILVRARDGEVTIRPIAGTRPRGLTAAEDAANRDSLLADPKERAEHLMLLDLGRNDVGRAAEAGSVRVTDSYTVEFYSHVMHIVSNVVGKLKAGSDAIDALFAGFPAGTVSGAPKVRACEIIAELEPETRGPYAGGVGYFSPDGSMDSCIVLRTALVKDGVMHVQAGAGIVADSNPDYEQRECEAKAGALFAAAREAVARAAEAGFGQ; this is encoded by the coding sequence ATGATCGAAGGGCGGGAAGCGGCCCGCGCGGCGCTTGCCGAGGGCCGCCCGGCGCTGCTGTGGCGCCGCCAGATCGCGGACACCGAAACCCCGGTCGCAGCCGCGCTCAAGCTGATCGAGCCCGGACGCGGCGATTTCCTGCTCGAATCGGTCGAGGGCGGATCGGTGCGCGGGCGCCACAGCCTGATCGGCCTCGCCCCCGACATGGTGTTCCGCGCCACCGGCAACGAAGCCGCGGTCAACGCCGAATGGCTGACCGACCGCGACGCCTTCCGCCCCTGCGCCCAGCCCGCGCTCGAAGCGCTGCGCGGTCTGGTCAAAGCCTGCCGGATGGACGTTCCGCCCGAACTGCCCCGCGCGCTCGCCTGTCTGGTCGGCTATTTCAGCTATGAGACCGTCGGGCTGGTCGAGCGGCTCGATCGCCCGCCCGAAAACCCGGTCGGCGTGCCCGACATGATGTTCGTGCGCCCGACCGTGATCCTGATCTTCGACCGGCTGGCCGACGCCCTGTTCCTCGTCGCTCCCGTCTGGCCGGGCGGCGATGTCGACGCCGCCGCCGAGCGGATCGACGCCGTGGCCGCCAGGCTCGCCACCGCGCCGCTCCCCGCGCCCGTCCGCGCCGCCCCCTTGGCCGTGGAGCTGACCCCGGTCCTTGGCCCCGGCCACTATGCCGGCATGGTCGCGGCGGCGAAGGACTATATTGCGGCTGGCGATATCTTTCAGGTCGTCCTCGCCCAGCGCTTCACCGCGCCGTTCACGCTCCCGCCGTTCGAGCTCTATCGCGCGCTGCGCCGGGTGAACCCCTCGCCCTTCCTCTACCATCTCGATCTGCCCGGCTTCGCGCTGACCGGATCGAGCCCCGAAATCCTCGTCCGCGCCCGCGATGGCGAAGTCACGATCCGGCCGATCGCCGGCACCCGCCCGCGAGGGCTGACCGCCGCCGAGGACGCCGCCAACCGCGACAGCCTGCTCGCCGACCCCAAGGAGCGCGCCGAACATCTGATGCTGCTCGATCTCGGCCGCAACGATGTCGGTCGCGCCGCCGAGGCCGGCAGCGTCCGCGTCACCGACAGCTATACCGTCGAATTCTACAGTCATGTCATGCACATCGTCTCGAACGTGGTCGGCAAGCTGAAGGCGGGCAGCGACGCCATCGACGCGCTGTTCGCCGGTTTCCCGGCGGGCACGGTCAGCGGCGCGCCCAAGGTCCGCGCCTGTGAGATCATCGCCGAGCTCGAGCCCGAAACCCGCGGCCCCTATGCCGGCGGCGTCGGCTATTTCTCGCCCGATGGCTCGATGGATTCGTGCATCGTCCTGCGCACCGCTCTGGTGAAGGACGGCGTCATGCACGTCCAGGCTGGCGCCGGAATCGTCGCGGATTCGAACCCCGATTACGAACAGCGCGAATGCGAAGCCAAGGCCGGTGCCCTGTTCGCCGCCGCCCGCGAAGCCGTGGCGCGGGCCGCAGAGGCCGGATTCGGGCAATAA
- a CDS encoding PilZ domain-containing protein, giving the protein MRQGLASSTIFSLAADFPAAEPLALGHADLDAATLTGERIALPCSLRKLNAAGATLHHDAALTEGDALSLTLASGQSIPGTIAWTTGETAGFVFDAPIDVVGTVARTLASLPAERRQMPRIELHQTVSVHHKGAIEFTRSRNLSQGGASVESRRLLLPEDPVQISFDGLRPIDGTIKWASDGQAGIEFDEPLPWQILMPWLRQVQQTPAHPIRSGAFPVPGLIPDAHAIQLDAPARVREGVRWWNVRLRGLTSQLVEFESRAPLTQGTPLWIALPHIGGAPASVLETDQHRYLCEFRLPLRPGELSLISSGA; this is encoded by the coding sequence ATGCGACAAGGACTTGCGTCCTCCACGATCTTCAGTCTGGCGGCCGATTTTCCGGCAGCGGAGCCGCTTGCCCTCGGCCATGCCGATCTCGACGCCGCGACCCTGACCGGCGAGCGGATCGCCCTCCCCTGTTCGCTGCGCAAGCTCAACGCCGCCGGCGCCACGCTCCATCACGATGCCGCGCTCACCGAGGGTGACGCGCTGTCGCTGACCCTCGCCAGCGGCCAGTCGATCCCGGGCACCATCGCCTGGACGACCGGCGAGACCGCCGGCTTCGTCTTCGATGCCCCCATCGATGTCGTCGGCACCGTCGCGCGCACCCTCGCCAGCCTTCCCGCCGAGCGCCGCCAGATGCCGCGCATCGAGCTCCACCAGACCGTCAGCGTCCATCACAAGGGCGCGATCGAGTTCACCCGCAGCCGCAATCTCTCGCAGGGCGGCGCATCGGTCGAGAGCCGCCGCCTGCTGCTGCCCGAAGATCCGGTCCAGATCAGCTTCGATGGACTGCGCCCGATCGACGGCACGATCAAATGGGCGAGCGATGGCCAGGCCGGCATCGAATTTGACGAGCCCTTGCCGTGGCAGATCCTGATGCCGTGGTTGCGCCAGGTCCAGCAGACCCCGGCACACCCGATCCGCTCGGGCGCCTTCCCCGTCCCCGGGCTGATCCCGGATGCCCATGCCATCCAGCTCGACGCCCCGGCGCGCGTCCGCGAAGGCGTGCGCTGGTGGAACGTCCGGCTCCGCGGTCTCACCTCGCAGCTCGTCGAGTTCGAAAGCCGCGCCCCGCTGACGCAGGGCACACCGCTCTGGATCGCGCTCCCGCATATTGGCGGCGCGCCGGCCTCGGTGCTCGAAACCGATCAGCACCGCTATCTCTGCGAATTCCGCCTGCCGCTGCGCCCCGGCGAACTGAGCCTGATCTCGAGCGGAGCCTGA
- a CDS encoding GSCFA domain-containing protein, with protein MADMPSFPYFSVPREARWGKSVAGRAPREIDPHSGTRLRIAPTDKIASAGSCFAQRISESLQASGYNYFVTEEGAPFLSPERRRDLNYRIYSARYGNIYTALQLLQLFHRAFDRFAPAEPLWQLPEGGWVDPFRPSVQPGGFQSERECLNDRASHLRAVRRMFEEADVFVFTLGLTEAWLSKEDGAVFPACPGSPLGGAFDPAAHVFHNFSVAEVTSHLDQFVAEFAAVNPAAPILLTVSPVPLLATYEQRHVLQATTYSKSVLRVAAEEAVRKHPHVHYFGSYEIVTATGDSAAYFLEDRRAVSDAAVAHVLECFHRQFTGAEAPPSATNRDPLPLAPASTRPMCDEELVLAALAAQNPGARQ; from the coding sequence ATGGCTGACATGCCGTCATTCCCCTATTTCTCGGTTCCCAGGGAAGCACGCTGGGGGAAGTCCGTCGCCGGCCGCGCCCCGCGCGAGATCGATCCGCACAGCGGCACCCGCCTGCGCATCGCCCCGACCGACAAGATCGCCTCCGCCGGCAGCTGCTTCGCGCAGCGCATCTCGGAATCGCTCCAGGCCAGCGGCTATAATTATTTCGTCACCGAGGAAGGCGCGCCGTTCCTCTCGCCCGAGCGCCGCCGCGACCTCAACTACCGCATCTATTCCGCCCGCTACGGCAATATCTACACCGCGCTCCAGCTGCTCCAGCTCTTCCACCGCGCCTTCGATCGCTTCGCCCCCGCCGAGCCGCTGTGGCAGCTTCCCGAGGGCGGCTGGGTCGATCCGTTCCGTCCCTCGGTCCAGCCCGGCGGGTTCCAGAGCGAACGGGAATGCCTGAACGACCGCGCGTCGCATCTCCGCGCCGTCCGCCGCATGTTCGAGGAAGCGGATGTCTTCGTCTTCACCCTCGGCCTCACCGAAGCCTGGCTCAGCAAGGAGGACGGCGCCGTCTTCCCCGCCTGCCCCGGCTCGCCGCTCGGCGGCGCCTTCGATCCCGCCGCCCATGTCTTCCACAATTTCAGCGTCGCCGAAGTCACCTCGCATCTCGACCAGTTCGTCGCCGAGTTCGCCGCGGTGAACCCCGCCGCCCCGATTCTCCTCACCGTGTCGCCGGTCCCGCTCCTCGCCACCTATGAGCAGCGCCATGTGCTCCAGGCGACCACCTATTCGAAATCGGTGCTCCGCGTCGCCGCCGAGGAGGCGGTCCGCAAGCACCCGCACGTCCATTATTTCGGCTCGTACGAGATCGTCACCGCCACCGGCGACAGCGCCGCCTATTTCCTCGAAGACCGCCGCGCCGTCTCCGACGCCGCCGTCGCCCATGTCCTCGAATGCTTCCATCGCCAGTTCACCGGCGCCGAAGCCCCGCCGTCCGCCACGAACCGCGATCCGCTCCCGCTCGCGCCCGCATCCACCCGACCGATGTGCGACGAAGAGCTGGTCCTCGCCGCCCTCGCCGCCCAGAATCCCGGCGCCCGCCAGTGA
- a CDS encoding DNA-3-methyladenine glycosylase I: MNEMTRCAWAGDDSLMQAYHDAEWGVPVRDARTLWEMLMLEGFQAGLSWRTILHRREGFRRAFAGFDPVKVAAFGPADVERLMADEGIIRARAKIEATIGAARIYCAMAEAGEDFSDWLWGLAGGAPQVNDGVRVPAQTPVSEAMSKALKAKGFKFVGPVIVYAFMQAVGMVNDHAPECFRR; the protein is encoded by the coding sequence ATGAACGAGATGACGCGATGCGCATGGGCCGGCGACGATTCGCTGATGCAGGCTTACCACGATGCCGAATGGGGCGTGCCGGTGCGCGATGCCCGGACGCTGTGGGAAATGCTGATGCTGGAGGGGTTCCAGGCGGGGCTATCGTGGCGGACGATCCTGCACCGGCGCGAGGGGTTCCGGCGGGCATTCGCCGGGTTCGATCCGGTCAAGGTGGCGGCGTTCGGACCGGCGGATGTCGAGCGGCTGATGGCGGACGAGGGCATCATCCGGGCGCGGGCCAAGATCGAGGCGACGATTGGTGCGGCGCGGATTTATTGCGCGATGGCCGAGGCGGGGGAGGATTTCTCGGACTGGCTATGGGGGCTGGCCGGAGGCGCGCCTCAAGTGAATGACGGAGTGCGTGTGCCCGCGCAGACGCCGGTTTCGGAGGCGATGTCCAAGGCGCTTAAGGCGAAGGGGTTCAAGTTTGTCGGGCCGGTGATCGTCTATGCGTTCATGCAGGCGGTGGGGATGGTCAACGACCATGCGCCGGAGTGTTTTCGGCGGTAA
- the trpD gene encoding anthranilate phosphoribosyltransferase: protein MTVFTLLPDPASPLARETAAQAFADMLDGTASEAEIEAFLIALSERGETSIEIAEAARAMRSRVIPVTAPAGAIDVCGTGGDGHHTLNVSTAVSLVVAAAGVPVAKHGNRAASSKAGAADTLEALGLDLDRAAAAAEDTLGDLGIAFLFAQHHHPALARIGPIRRRIGRRTIFNLMGPLANPAHVTRQLIGIARPDYAPIYAEALEQLGTEAAAVISGDEGLDELSTEGASIAVNVGRASLPARIAPEDAGLPRHPLTAIRGGDPEYNAVALRRLLQGEHSPYRDAVLLNAAAALMVAGHAADLREGVEEAAETLDKGLANALLDCWIAY, encoded by the coding sequence GTGACTGTCTTTACCCTCCTCCCCGATCCCGCATCGCCGCTCGCCCGCGAAACCGCCGCGCAGGCGTTCGCCGACATGCTCGACGGCACCGCATCCGAAGCCGAGATCGAGGCGTTCCTGATCGCCCTTTCCGAGCGCGGCGAGACCAGCATCGAGATCGCCGAGGCCGCCCGGGCGATGCGCTCGCGGGTCATCCCGGTCACCGCCCCCGCCGGCGCGATCGACGTCTGCGGCACCGGCGGCGACGGCCACCACACCCTCAACGTCTCCACCGCCGTCAGCCTGGTGGTCGCCGCCGCCGGCGTCCCCGTCGCCAAGCATGGCAACCGCGCCGCCTCCAGCAAGGCCGGCGCCGCCGACACGCTCGAAGCGCTCGGCCTCGACCTCGACCGCGCCGCCGCCGCCGCCGAGGATACGCTCGGCGATCTCGGCATCGCGTTCCTGTTCGCGCAGCATCACCACCCGGCCCTCGCCCGCATCGGCCCGATCCGCCGCCGCATCGGCCGCCGCACGATCTTCAACCTGATGGGCCCACTCGCCAATCCGGCCCATGTCACCCGCCAGCTGATCGGTATCGCCCGCCCGGACTATGCCCCGATCTATGCCGAGGCGCTCGAGCAATTGGGTACCGAGGCCGCGGCGGTGATCTCCGGCGACGAAGGGCTCGACGAACTCTCCACCGAAGGCGCCAGCATCGCCGTCAATGTCGGCCGCGCGTCGCTCCCGGCCCGCATCGCCCCCGAAGACGCGGGCCTCCCCCGCCACCCGCTCACCGCGATCCGCGGCGGCGATCCCGAATATAACGCGGTGGCGCTGCGCCGCCTGCTCCAGGGCGAGCATTCCCCCTATCGCGACGCCGTCCTCCTCAACGCCGCCGCCGCGCTGATGGTCGCCGGCCACGCCGCCGATCTGCGCGAAGGCGTGGAGGAAGCCGCCGAAACCCTCGACAAGGGCCTTGCCAACGCCCTGCTCGACTGCTGGATCGCCTATTAG
- the trpC gene encoding indole-3-glycerol phosphate synthase TrpC — protein MSTILDRILETKRAEVAARKGAWQPSEGVSPVRGFKRALEKKIAAGGYGLIAEIKKASPSKGLIRADFDPAAHARAYEAGGAACLSVLTDRDYFQGHEDYLIAARQACSLPVLRKDFMVDPWQVAESRMIGADAILIIVAALSDMQMAEIEAAAIDHNMDVLVEVHDERELQRAYRLKSRLIGVNNRNLKDFVVDFDRTLEVLKDAPPGCTFVAESGITGHNDVRHLADNGIKCFLVGEALMRQPDIEAATRALLG, from the coding sequence ATGAGCACGATCCTCGACCGGATATTGGAAACCAAGCGCGCCGAAGTCGCCGCGCGCAAGGGGGCGTGGCAGCCGTCTGAAGGCGTCTCGCCAGTTCGCGGTTTCAAGCGTGCGCTGGAGAAGAAAATCGCCGCAGGCGGCTACGGCCTGATCGCCGAGATCAAGAAGGCCAGCCCGTCCAAGGGCCTGATCCGCGCCGATTTCGACCCCGCCGCGCACGCCCGCGCCTATGAAGCAGGCGGCGCCGCCTGCCTCTCCGTCCTCACCGACCGCGACTATTTCCAGGGCCACGAGGACTATCTGATCGCCGCCCGCCAGGCCTGTTCGCTACCGGTCTTGCGCAAGGATTTCATGGTCGATCCGTGGCAGGTCGCCGAATCCCGCATGATCGGCGCCGACGCGATCCTGATCATCGTCGCCGCGCTTTCGGACATGCAAATGGCCGAGATCGAAGCCGCCGCGATCGATCACAACATGGACGTCCTCGTCGAAGTCCATGACGAGCGGGAGCTCCAGCGCGCCTATCGCCTCAAGTCGCGCCTGATCGGGGTGAACAACCGCAATCTCAAGGACTTCGTCGTCGATTTTGACCGCACGCTCGAAGTGCTGAAGGACGCCCCTCCCGGCTGCACCTTCGTCGCCGAAAGCGGCATCACCGGCCATAACGATGTCCGCCACCTCGCCGACAATGGCATCAAATGCTTCCTCGTCGGCGAAGCGCTGATGCGCCAGCCCGATATCGAGGCCGCCACCCGCGCGCTGCTGGGCTAA
- a CDS encoding aminodeoxychorismate/anthranilate synthase component II — protein MILVLDNYDSFTWNLVHYLMELGAEVQVVRNDALTAHEAIATNASAFLISPGPCTPNEAGISLDLVAACAELRKPLLGVCLGHQSIGQYFGGSVVRGGLMHGKTCPVEHDGTGLFDGLPSPFTATRYHSLIVTDIPDDLVVNATASDASVMGFRHRDLPIHGVQFHPESIATEHGHAMLANFLRIAGIEAKALA, from the coding sequence ATGATCCTCGTTCTCGACAATTATGACAGCTTCACCTGGAACCTCGTCCATTATCTGATGGAACTCGGCGCCGAGGTGCAGGTCGTGCGCAACGACGCACTTACCGCGCACGAGGCGATCGCCACCAATGCGAGCGCGTTCCTGATCTCCCCCGGACCCTGCACGCCGAACGAGGCCGGGATCAGCCTCGATCTCGTCGCCGCCTGCGCCGAACTCCGCAAGCCGCTGCTCGGCGTCTGCCTCGGCCATCAGTCGATCGGCCAGTATTTCGGCGGCTCGGTCGTGCGCGGCGGGCTGATGCACGGCAAGACCTGTCCGGTCGAGCATGACGGCACCGGCCTGTTCGATGGCCTGCCCTCGCCCTTCACCGCCACCCGCTATCACTCGCTGATCGTCACCGACATTCCCGACGATTTGGTGGTCAACGCCACCGCCAGCGACGCATCGGTGATGGGCTTCCGCCACCGCGACCTGCCGATCCACGGCGTCCAGTTCCACCCCGAAAGCATCGCCACCGAACATGGCCATGCGATGCTGGCGAACTTCCTCCGGATCGCCGGGATCGAAGCGAAGGCGCTCGCCTAA
- a CDS encoding ceramidase domain-containing protein yields MTQGISARSMAIALALTALSALAVLALLTALGPDWSVYAPATCTATHCFCEMPRTGDLVLQPADSWSSYGYVLAGFLMIVIAGGRDRVSAMPPLAARTLGLTAIAVGLGSVLMHATLTLWGQFVDVAGMYLVGSFLLVRALARWRSIPDGRAVAIYAALCAMLIAVLILMPEVRRWLFAVLLILAILVELVFARPLRPGARIGYYLGGILVNATGFAVWILDQQGLACSPHSLLQGHAAWHLLGAISLWLSFGYYRSERLPRPAAGT; encoded by the coding sequence ATGACGCAGGGGATTTCGGCGCGATCGATGGCAATCGCGCTGGCACTGACCGCCTTGTCCGCGCTGGCCGTCCTCGCTCTGCTCACCGCGCTCGGCCCCGATTGGTCGGTCTATGCCCCGGCCACCTGCACCGCGACGCATTGCTTCTGCGAGATGCCGCGCACCGGCGATCTGGTGCTGCAGCCCGCCGATAGCTGGTCATCCTATGGCTATGTTCTCGCCGGCTTCCTGATGATCGTCATCGCCGGCGGCCGCGACCGGGTCTCGGCGATGCCGCCGCTCGCGGCGCGCACGCTGGGGCTGACCGCGATCGCCGTCGGGCTCGGCTCGGTGCTGATGCACGCGACGCTGACTCTGTGGGGCCAGTTCGTCGATGTCGCCGGCATGTATCTGGTCGGTTCGTTCCTGCTGGTCCGCGCGCTGGCGCGGTGGCGGAGTATCCCCGATGGCCGCGCCGTCGCGATCTACGCCGCGCTCTGCGCCATGCTGATCGCGGTGCTGATCCTGATGCCCGAAGTGCGCCGCTGGCTGTTCGCGGTGCTGCTGATCCTCGCCATTCTCGTCGAGCTGGTCTTCGCCCGCCCGCTCCGTCCCGGCGCGCGCATCGGATATTATCTCGGCGGCATCCTCGTCAACGCGACGGGCTTCGCGGTCTGGATCCTCGATCAGCAGGGCCTCGCCTGTTCGCCGCACAGCCTGCTCCAGGGCCATGCCGCATGGCACCTCCTCGGCGCGATCTCGCTGTGGCTGAGTTTCGGTTACTATCGCAGCGAGCGCCTGCCCCGGCCCGCCGCCGGCACCTGA
- a CDS encoding glutathione S-transferase family protein: protein MTLQLFAHPFSSYCWKVLIPLYENDTPFEYRHIEHEGVFAELATLWPIGKFPVLRDGGKTIVETSAIIEHLQIHHPGPVQLIPGDPDQAIEVRMLDRIFDNYVMNAMQPLVNNAIRPEEKRDAFVAEGVHAMLDKSYAWLDARMAQREQDGRQWAAADRFSLADCAAAPSLFYADWAYPIPEQFAHLKAYRARLLARPSVARAVDEARPYRSYFPLGAPDRD, encoded by the coding sequence ATGACGCTGCAACTCTTCGCCCACCCCTTCTCCTCCTATTGCTGGAAGGTGCTGATCCCGCTCTACGAGAACGATACGCCGTTCGAATATCGCCATATCGAGCATGAGGGTGTCTTCGCCGAGCTCGCAACGCTGTGGCCGATCGGCAAATTCCCGGTGCTGCGCGATGGCGGCAAGACCATCGTCGAGACCAGCGCGATCATCGAGCATCTCCAGATTCACCATCCCGGCCCGGTCCAGCTGATCCCCGGCGATCCCGATCAGGCCATCGAAGTCCGCATGCTCGATCGCATCTTCGACAATTATGTGATGAACGCGATGCAGCCCCTCGTGAACAACGCGATCCGCCCGGAGGAGAAGCGCGACGCCTTCGTTGCCGAGGGCGTCCACGCCATGCTCGACAAGAGCTACGCCTGGCTCGATGCCCGCATGGCCCAACGCGAACAGGATGGCCGCCAATGGGCCGCGGCGGATCGCTTCAGCCTCGCCGATTGCGCCGCCGCGCCGTCGCTCTTCTACGCCGACTGGGCCTATCCGATTCCGGAGCAGTTCGCGCATCTCAAGGCCTATCGCGCGCGCCTGCTCGCCCGGCCCAGCGTCGCCCGCGCCGTCGATGAGGCCCGTCCATACCGGTCGTATTTTCCCTTAGGCGCGCCGGACCGCGATTAA